The Chanos chanos chromosome 6, fChaCha1.1, whole genome shotgun sequence genome includes a region encoding these proteins:
- the rcbtb2 gene encoding RCC1 and BTB domain-containing protein 2 codes for MLDVGKWPVFALLPPEEIRLIRQACVFGSAANEALYVTVNDEVFALGTNCSGCLGLGDLQSTIEPRRIDILCGKKIVSLSYGTGPHVVIATADGEVYAWGHNGYSQLGNGTTNHGLTPALVSTNLINKRVTEVACGSHHTIALTTDGEVYAWGYNNSGQVGSGSTANQPTPRRVSSCLQNKVVINIACGQLCSMAVLDNGEIYGWGYNCNGQLGLGNNGNQQTPCRIAALQGINIVQVACGYAHTLALTDEGFVYAWGANSYGQLGTGNKCNQAVPTLINMDKERMVEVAACHTSHTSAAKTQSGQVLMWGQCRGQVVACPHLTHFASTDDVFACFATPAVTWRLLTVDGDDYLTVAQSLKKEFDSPEISDLKFLVDGKCIHVHKALLKIRCEHFRALLNETDEDAIEIHQFSYLVYRAFLEYLYTDTINLPPEDAIGLLDLATFYRESRLKRLCQETIKRGISEENAITLLSAAVKYEARDLEEFCFKFCVNHLTAVTQTQAFADMDHDLLKNFISKASRCGAFKN; via the exons ATGTTGGACGTTGGAAAGTGGCCAGTGTTTGCACTTCTTCCCCCCGAGGAAATACGGCTCATCCGTCAGGCTTGCGTCTTTGGCAGTGCTGCAAACGAAGCTCTCTACGTTACCGTTAATGATGAG GTATTTGCCCTGGGAACCAACTGTAGCGGCTGTTTGGGACTTGGGGACTTGCAGAGCACCATCGAACCCAGGAGGATTGACATCCTGTGTGGGAAGAAGATTGTGTCCCTTAGCTATGGCACGGGGCCACATGTAGTCATTGCCACAGCAG ATGGAGAAGTGTACGCCTGGGGTCACAATGGGTACAGTCAGCTAGGAAATGGCACCACTAACCATGGCCTAACCCCTGCCCTAGTCTCCACCAACCTCATTAACAAGAGGGTGACGGAGGTTGCCTGTGGCTCTCACCATACGATCGCTCTCACCACCGATGGAGAG GTCTATGCCTGGGGCTACAACAACTCTGGCCAAGTGGGGTCCGGTTCCACTGCCAACCAGCCCACCCCTAGACGTGTCAGCAGTTGTTTGCAAAACAAGGTGGTGATAAACATTGCCTGTGGCCAGTTGTGTTCTATGGCTGTGCTGGACAATGGAGAG ATTTATGGTTGGGGCTACAATTGCAATGGACAGCTTGGTCTGGGCAACAATGGGAACCAGCAAACACCCTGTCGGATAGCCGCACTTCAGGGAATCAACATTGTCCAG GTGGCTTGTGGCTATGCACACACATTGGCTCTTACAGATGAGGGGTTTGTTTACGCCTGGGGAGCCAACTCTTACGGGCAGCTGGGCACAGGCAACAAGTGCAACCAAGCAGTGCCCACACTCATCAATATGGACAAAGAGAG GATGGTGGAAGTGGCAGCATGTCACACCAGTCACACGTCCGCTGCTAAGACGCAGAGCGGTCAGGTACTGATGTGGGGTCAGTGTCGGGGACAGGTCGTGGCCTgtccacatctcacacacttcGCCAGCACTGACGATGTCTTCGCCTGTTTTGCCACTCCTGCTGTCACGTGGCGCCTTCTCACTGTCG ATGGCGATGACTATCTGACCGTGGCTCAATCTTTAAAGAAAGAATTTGACAGCCCTGAAATCTCAGATCTCAAGTTCCTGGTTGACGGAAAGTGCATCCACGTTCACAAAGCCCTGCTGAAAATCAG GTGTGAGCATTTCCGTGCCCTCCTGAACGAGACTGATGAAGATGCCATTGAGATCCATCAGTTCTCCTACTTGGTGTATCGAGCTTTTCTTGAATACCTGTACACAGACACCATTAATCTTCCTCCTGAGGATGCTATAG GGCTGCTGGATCTTGCTACATTTTATCGGGAGTCTAGACTGAAGAGGCTTTGTCAGGAGACCATTAAAAGGGGCATTTCCGAAGAAAACGCTATTACACTTCTATCTGCCGCTGTCAAGTATGAGGCTAGG GACCTTGAGGAGTTCTGCTTTAAGTTCTGCGTCAATCACCTGACGGCTGTCACTCAAACCCAGGCCTTCGCCGACATGGACCACGACCTGCTAAAGAACTTTATCAGCAAAGCTAGCCGCTGTGGGGCCTTCAAAAACTGA
- the lpar6a gene encoding lysophosphatidic acid receptor 6a isoform X2, with protein sequence MTLKVSHCYYNDEFKYTLYSSVFSVVFVVGLITNVAAIYIFLCSLKLRNETTTYMINLVFSDLLFVFTLPLRVFYFLRQNWPFGSVLCKLSVSLFYTNMYGSILFLTCISVDRFLAIVHPFRSRTLRTKRNAKIVCAGVWVLVLSGSLPTGFLLETTARDSSGKFCFENFSSKQWKTHLSKVVIFIETVGFLIPLLLNVCCSVMVLQTLRRPHAISRGGKLNKTKILRMIAVHLCIFCFCFIPYNVNLVFYSLVRTKILKGCYVESVVRTIYPIALCIAVSNCCFDPIVYYFTSETIQNSIKRKSQQNRAYNTKFSEALQSETSSNLHYSLRSLKTKMFHNESSV encoded by the exons ATGACACTCAAAGTCAGTCACTGTTATTAT AATGATGAATTTAAGTACACATTGTACAGTTCTGTTTTTAGCGTTGTCTTTGTCGTGGGGCTCATCACCAACGTGGCCGCGATATAcatcttcctctgctctcttaaGCTGAGAAATGAGACCACCACCTACATGATAAACCTGGTCTTCTCTGacctgctgtttgttttcacgCTGCCTCTACGGGTCTTTTATTTCCTCCGTCAAAACTGGCCCTTTGGCAGTGTGCTGTGTAagctgtcagtctctctcttctacaCCAACATGTACGGCAGCATCCTCTTCTTAACCTGCATCAGCGTGGACCGCTTCCTGGCCATCGTCCACCCGTTCCGTTCGCGGACGCTAAGGACAAAGCGCAACGCCAAGATCGTGTGCGCCGGCGTCTGGGTGTTGGTGTTGTCCGGAAGCCTGCCCACGGGTTTCCTCCTGGAGACAACAGCGCGCGACTCCTCAGGCAAGTTCTGCTTCGAGAACTTCTCCTCGAAGCAATGGAAAACCCATCTCTCCAAAGTGGTCATCTTCATCGAGACTGTAGGCTTCCTCATCCCGTTACTACTCAATGTGTGCTGCTCTGTCATGGTGTTACAAACTCTGAGGAGGCCACACGCCATCAGTCGTGGAGGAAAACTAAATAAGACCAAGATCCTGCGGATGATTGCTGTACATCTATGCATCTTTTGCTTCTGCTTTATCCCCTACAACGTTAACTTGGTTTTCTATTCGCTCGTACGCACGAAAATCCTCAAGGGTTGCTATGTGGAATCTGTTGTCAGGACCATCTACCCAATCGCCCTTTGCATCGCTGTGTCCAACTGCTGCTTTGACCCCATAGTCTACTACTTCACCTCGGAGACCATACAGAACTCTATCAAGCGAAAGTCACAGCAGAACCGTGCATACAACACCAAGTTCTCAGAGGCTCTGCAATCAGAAACCAGCTCCAACCTTCACTATAGTTTGAGAAgtctcaaaacaaaaatgttccaCAATGAATCAAGTGTGTGA
- the lpar6a gene encoding lysophosphatidic acid receptor 6a isoform X1, with protein sequence MHNATLVMENASLNSNNTQQYEVCPKNDEFKYTLYSSVFSVVFVVGLITNVAAIYIFLCSLKLRNETTTYMINLVFSDLLFVFTLPLRVFYFLRQNWPFGSVLCKLSVSLFYTNMYGSILFLTCISVDRFLAIVHPFRSRTLRTKRNAKIVCAGVWVLVLSGSLPTGFLLETTARDSSGKFCFENFSSKQWKTHLSKVVIFIETVGFLIPLLLNVCCSVMVLQTLRRPHAISRGGKLNKTKILRMIAVHLCIFCFCFIPYNVNLVFYSLVRTKILKGCYVESVVRTIYPIALCIAVSNCCFDPIVYYFTSETIQNSIKRKSQQNRAYNTKFSEALQSETSSNLHYSLRSLKTKMFHNESSV encoded by the coding sequence ATGCACAACGCCACTTTGGTGATGGAAAATGCTTCCCTGAATTCGAACAATACTCAGCAGTATGAGGTGTGTCCCAAGAATGATGAATTTAAGTACACATTGTACAGTTCTGTTTTTAGCGTTGTCTTTGTCGTGGGGCTCATCACCAACGTGGCCGCGATATAcatcttcctctgctctcttaaGCTGAGAAATGAGACCACCACCTACATGATAAACCTGGTCTTCTCTGacctgctgtttgttttcacgCTGCCTCTACGGGTCTTTTATTTCCTCCGTCAAAACTGGCCCTTTGGCAGTGTGCTGTGTAagctgtcagtctctctcttctacaCCAACATGTACGGCAGCATCCTCTTCTTAACCTGCATCAGCGTGGACCGCTTCCTGGCCATCGTCCACCCGTTCCGTTCGCGGACGCTAAGGACAAAGCGCAACGCCAAGATCGTGTGCGCCGGCGTCTGGGTGTTGGTGTTGTCCGGAAGCCTGCCCACGGGTTTCCTCCTGGAGACAACAGCGCGCGACTCCTCAGGCAAGTTCTGCTTCGAGAACTTCTCCTCGAAGCAATGGAAAACCCATCTCTCCAAAGTGGTCATCTTCATCGAGACTGTAGGCTTCCTCATCCCGTTACTACTCAATGTGTGCTGCTCTGTCATGGTGTTACAAACTCTGAGGAGGCCACACGCCATCAGTCGTGGAGGAAAACTAAATAAGACCAAGATCCTGCGGATGATTGCTGTACATCTATGCATCTTTTGCTTCTGCTTTATCCCCTACAACGTTAACTTGGTTTTCTATTCGCTCGTACGCACGAAAATCCTCAAGGGTTGCTATGTGGAATCTGTTGTCAGGACCATCTACCCAATCGCCCTTTGCATCGCTGTGTCCAACTGCTGCTTTGACCCCATAGTCTACTACTTCACCTCGGAGACCATACAGAACTCTATCAAGCGAAAGTCACAGCAGAACCGTGCATACAACACCAAGTTCTCAGAGGCTCTGCAATCAGAAACCAGCTCCAACCTTCACTATAGTTTGAGAAgtctcaaaacaaaaatgttccaCAATGAATCAAGTGTGTGA